The following DNA comes from Nocardioides sp. JQ2195.
GCCAGCATTGCGGCACACACGATGAGCACGACGGTCATCGGTCGACTCCTTCAGTTGCAGCGGTGGTCCTTGGGGGATCCTCGACGCAGCTGAGCTCGGCACCGAACGCCCGCACCACGCGGCGCTCCTGGTCGAGGACCCGTTGCCGGAACTTCTCCACGCCGTCCACGTCCTTCACGTCGAAGGCGTGGAAGAACAGGGTGTGCGTCGAGCGGCGTGCCTCGACGGCCAGGGAACCGGGGATCAGGCAGGTCATCTCGGCGACCACGGTGAGCACGAAGTCCGACGAGGACCGGAGATCGACCTCGATCACCGCGTTGCGCAGGTTCTTCGTCGACCGCAGGGTGGCCACCGCCACCTGCAGGCTGGAGACCACCACGTCGGCCAGGAACTTGACCACCAGCCACAGCAGGGGAATCGGACGCACGTGGAGGTTCATCCTGAGTCGCGGCAGGGGGAAGACCACGCAGACGATGACCGCCACGATGAATCCGAAGAGCGCGTTGCCGAGGGAGAAGTCGCGCCACAGCATCAGCCAGACCAGGGTGAGCCAGGCCAGGACGGGAAGCTGCAGCAGCCTGTGCCGCGGCTGGTGCGGGCTCACTGCTCGTCCCCCAGGACCGCGCTGACGTACGGCGTACGCTCCAGCAGGTCGGCAGCAGCCCGGTCGGTGTAGCCGTAGAGGGGCCCGGCGACCAGGGTCAGCGCGAGCGAGAAGGCGATGAGGGCGGCGGTCGGCAGCACCATCGACAGCGGGAGCCGGGACGGCAGGCTCCCGTCCTGGAGCCGCTGGTGGAGGTCGCGGTCGGGCGCGTCGGAGTCGATCACCCGCCGGGCCTCCTCCAGGTCCCGGGTGCCGAAGGCGGTGCCGTGCACGTGCACGTGCTGGCCGTGGACCACCATGCCGTGCTGTCGCTGGTCGTCGTCGAGGTCGTCCTCGAGCCCGGGCAGGGCGCGCATCATCTCGTGCGCCTGCTCGGGGGTGCGCCAGAAGGCCAGGCTCCAGGTCTTCGCGATCGCGTAGAGCGTGAGCAGGCTGGTCACCACGGCGCCGGCGACCAGCAGCCAGGCCAGCGGGGTGCCGTCGTGGATGCCGGCCTGGAGGAGGCCGACCTTGCCGATGAAGCCGGACATCGGCGGGATGCCGGCCAAGTTCATCGCCGGCACGAAGAAGAGCACGGCCAGCAGCGGGGAGAGCTTGGCCAGCCCGCCCATCCGGATCAGGCCGGTGCTGCCGGTGCGGCGCTCGATCAACCCCACCACCAGGAACAGTGCGGTCTGGATGGTGATGTGGTGGGCGACGTAGAAGATGGCCCCCGACATGCCTTCGACGGTGGCCAGCCCGATCCCGAAGATCATGTAGCCGATGTGGCTGACCAGGGTGAAGGAGAGCATCCGCTTGATGTCGGACTGGGCGATGGCGCCGAGGATGCCGATCACCATGGTCAGCAGGGCTGCCCACAGCAGCAGGCTGCTCAGCGGCGAGTCGGGGAACAGCAGCACCTGCACCCGGATGATCGCGTAGACACCCACCTTGGTCAGCAACCCGGCGAACACCGCCGTGACCGGAGCCGGAGCGGTGGGATAGCTGTCCGGGAGCCAGAAGGACAACGGGAACACCGCGGCCTTGATCGCGAACGTGGTCAGCAGCAACAGCTGCAGCATCAGCGCGGTGCCGTCGGGCAGCTCGTCGAGACGTCCGGCGAGCTGGGCGAAGTTGAGGCTGCCGGTGGCGGCGTAGACCGCGGCCAACGAGATCAGGAACAGGCTCGAGGAGAGCATGTTGACCACCACGTAGATCGTGCCGGCCCGGATCCGGGCGCCGGTGCCACCGAGGGTGAGCAGCACGTAGCTGGCGAAGAGCAGCATCTCGAAGCTGACGAACAGGTTGAAGAGGTCGCCGGCCAGGAACGCGTTGGAGACGCCGGCGACCAGCACCAGGAACGTCGGGTGATAGATCGAGACCGGTGCCTCGTGGGAGTCGCCGGTCATGCCCTGGCCGAGTGAGTAGAGCAGCACCAGCAGGGTGACCACGGCGGAGACCAGCAGCATCAGTGCGGAGAGCCGGTCGGCGACCAGCGCGATGCCGAGCGGCGAGGCCCAGCCGCCGACCCAGACCACCTGCGGCCCGTTGCGGTCGGCCTCGACCATCAGGACCGCGGCGATCACCACCACCGCGGTCAGGATCGTGATGGTGACCAGTCGCTGGGCACGTGGGCGGTGGGAGAGCATCAGGGCGGCGCCGGCCCCCAGGAGGGGGAGCACGACGGGCAGCGGGACGAGGGCGGTCAGGTTCACTGCTCGGCCCCCTCTTCCTCGTAGACCTCGTCGGTGGCCCGGTCCTCGGCGGTGGCCTCGTGGGCCAGCTCGTGGCTGTCGGACACGTCGTCCGTGGCGGCCAGACGGCGGATCGCGGCATCCTCGACATCGTCCTGGACGTCGTCGTGCCCGTTCAGCTGCCAGCTGCGGTGGGCCATCGCCAACAGGAACGCGGTGGTGCCCAGCGCGATCACGATCGCCGTCAGCACCAGGGCCTGGGGCAGCGGGTCGGCCATCTCGTCGGTCGGTGTCGCGCCGATGATCGGCGGCTTGCCGGCCGGCCCGGCCGAGACCATGAACAACAGGTTGACGCCGTTGCCGAGCATCAGCAGGCCGACCAGCACCCGGCTCAGGCTGCGCTCGAGGATCAGGTAGACGCCGCAGCCGATCAGGAACGACGCGGTGAGGATCAGGGTCAGGTTGGCACTCACAGGTTCACCTTGCTCACAGTCGCACCCCTCCGGCCGTCGTGTCCGCGGCCGTGCGTTCCTCGCGCAGGATCTGCCGGTCCAACCGGGATCCGAAGGTGCGCAGCAGGTCGAGGATCAGGCCGACCACGACGAGGTAGACACCGATGTCGAAGAACATCGAGGTGACCACGTGGGGCTCACCCAGCGGGCCGAGGTGGAAGTCGACCTGGGCGCTCTGCAGCACCTCGCCGCCGAAGGCGAGGGGCGCGAGTGCGGCCGCCGTGGCCACGAAGAGTCCGGTGCCCATCAGCATGCCGGCGTCGACCGGGGCCGCCTCGTCGAGCTCGTAGCGACCACCGGCGAGATAGCGCACCATCAGCGCCAGCCCGGTGACCATGCCGGCCGCGAAGCCACCGCCGACGTGGTTGTGCCCCGCGAAGAGGAGATAGATCGAGAGCACCACCATCGTGTGGAACATCAGCCGGGTGACCACCTCGAAGATGATCGAGCGGCGGTCGGGGCTCAGCGTGCGGGGCCCGGCCAGCCAGGTCCGCAGGCCCGGCGTGGTGGTCAGCTTCGTCACCGTCGAGGGATAGGGGATCTCACGCACCCGGCGGATCCCGGACATCCGGGTGTCGAGGAAGATCAGGCTGGCCACCCCGGTGGCGGCCGCGACGAGCACCGAGATCTCGCCCATCGTGTCCCAGGCCCGGATGTCGAGCAGGATGACGCTGACGATGTTGTGGCCGCCGCCGTAGGCCAGGGCCGGTTCCGGGAAGCAGGCGGAGACCGGTTCGGCGGTGCGCGCGTTGGTGGACAGGATCATGAAGCCGGCCACCGCGACGCCCACGGCGGCGCCGAGGGCCATCCGGAACCACCGCTGCCGGGTGAGCGGGCGGTCGGTGAAGTGGCCGGGCAGCCGGCGCAGCACCAGCACGAAGACGACCAGGCTGGTGGTCTCGACGAGCACCTGGGTCAGCGCGAGGTCGGGTGCGCCGTGCAGGAGGAAGAGCAGGGCCGTGCCGTAGCCGGTGACGCCGACCAGCAGCACGGCCCGCAGGCGCCGCCGGGAGCGGACCGTGTAGATCGCGGCGAGCACCATCACCGCGCCGACCGCGGCCTGCTCCGGGGAGTCCCACAGGATGACGTCGATCGTGTCCGGGAAGGCGTCGACCATGACCACCCCGGGCAGGACGAGGACCACCAGCAGGATGAAGGTGAGGTACGCCGCCACGGAACCTCGCTGCGTCGTACCGGTGATCTCGACCGCGGCCCGGTCGATGCCGCGCATGGCCGAGCGGTAGAAGCGCTCCATGCTGAGCGTCGACGAGGTCAACGCCTGGAGCTGCGCCATCGCGTGCCGCTTGACGAAGAGCAGCGCCCCGACGGCGACGACCAGGGCGGAGAAGAGCAGGGGCAGCCCGAGGCCGTGCCACAGAGCCAGCTCGGCGTGGTGGGCACCCTCGGGGAACTGGTGCAGGTAGCCGGCGAACTCGTGGGTCATCGCCGGCCCGGAGAAGCCGAGGACCACCGTCAGCGCGGCCAGCACCACCGGTGCGAAGGCGAAGCCGACCGGGACCGGCCGTGCCGCGATCGGGGCCACCGTCGGCTTGGTGGCGAAGGCGCCCCACAGGAAGCGCAGGGTGTAGGCCATGGTCAGCACCGAGCCGAGCACGATCCCGACGAGCACCAGCCACCCGGCGTACGGCGGCAGCCCGGTGCCGTCGCCGCCGGACGTGCGGGCCACGTCGAGCAGGGCGCCGAAGACGCTCTCCTTGCCGAGGAAGCCGAGCAGCGGCGGGAGCCCGGCCATCGAGGCGGAGCCGATCACCGCGGTGGCGAAGACCACCGGCATGGCGCGGGCCAGGCCGGAGAGCTCGCGCAGGTCACGGGTGCCGGTGGACTTGTCGATGATGCCGACGACGAGGAACAAGGTGGCCTTGAAGAGCGCGTGCGCGACCAGCATGCCCAGCCCGGCCAGCGCCGCGGCGCGGGTGCCGATGCTGAAGACGACCAGCAGGAAGCCGAGCTGGCTCACGGTGCCGTAGGCGAGCAGCAGCTTGATGTCGAACTGGCGCAGCGCCCGCCAGCCGCCCAGCAGCATCGTGAACACGCCGAGCACCAGGATGCTGCCGTGCCATCCGGGGGTTCCCGCGAAGGCGGGGGCGAGCAGCGCGACGAGGAAGACGCCGGCCTTCACCATGGAGGCTGCGTGCAGGTAGGCGCTGACCGGGGTGGGCGCGGCCATCGCGCCCGGGAGCCAGAAGTGGAACGGGAACAGGGCCGACTTGCTCAGCGCTCCGACCAGGACCAGCAGGACGCCGACCGTGGCCGCCGTGCCGCTGGGAGGATCGGCCAGCAGCTCGCTGGCCCGGTGCGTGTCACCCAGGGCGCCGAGGAGCAGGACCCCGACCAGCATGGCCAGGCCACCGAAGGTGGTGACGATCAGGGCCTGGGTGGCCGCCAGTCGGCTGGCTCGCCTGGCGGGGTCGTGGCCGATCAGGAGGTAGGAGAAGACCGTGGTCAGCTCCCAGAAGACATAGAGCAGCAGCAGGTCGTCGGAGACGACGAGTCCGAGCATGGCACCGGCGAACGAGACGAAGATGCCCGAGAATCGCGCCACGGCCGGGTCGTCCCGCTCGAAGTACCAGGCGCAGTAGGCCATCACGAGCACGCCGATGCCGCTGACGATCAGCACCATCACCCACTGCAGCGTGTCCATCCGCAGGGCGAGGTCGAACTTCAGGCTGGGCAGCCAGGAGATCGTCTCGGTCACCGTCTCCTCGTCGCGCACCCGACCGGTCTGGGCGAGCGCCCAGACCAGGGTGGCCGCGGGGGCGACGGCGAGCGCGAGGAACACCTTGCGACCCATCAGGCGCACCAGGGCAGGGGCCAGCGGGGCTACCGCGAAGTGGGCGATGACGAGAGCGAGCAAGGGTGGGCCTCAATGCGTGGGGTCCGTGTCGGGGCAATCCTAGGGAATGACCGGGTGGCTCGAGTCACGGACCGCGCGCTCCTGCCGGAAGCCTTCTAGACTCGGGCCCGTCCGGTGGCCATGACAACCTGGGGGTCCTCGCAATGATCCGCCTGCCTGCAGCAGGGGAGAGCTTCGGTCGTTACCAGCTCGAGCGCACTCTCGGTCATGGCGGTATGGGCGTGGTCCTTGCGGCCCGGGACACTACGCTGGGCCGCGACGTCGCCGTGAAGCTCGTCGTCCCGCAGTACGCCGCGGACCCCGGCTTCCGGGCCCGGTTCCAGCAGGAGGCGGCGACGCTGGCCAAGCTGGACTCGGCACACGTGGTGAGCATCTTCGACCACGGGGAGCAGGACGGTGTGCTGTTCCTGGTCACCCAGCTGGTCGCGGGCGGTGACCTGCTCCAGCTGATCCACCGCGAGGGAGCGATGCCCCCCGCGCTGGCCATCGACGTGCTGGGCCAGGTGGTCCTCGGCCTGTGCGACGCCCATGCCGTCGGGGTGATCCACCGTGACATCAAGCCGGCCAACGTGTTGCTGCGCGGACGCGGACGTGACCTCGATGTGTTCCTCTGCGACTTCGGCATCGCCACCACACCCGGCGCCGACCTGTCCCGCACCGGCACGGTCGCCGGCAGCCTGCCCTACATGGCGCCGGAACGGCACCGGGGGGAGAAGGCCGGTGTCGCCGGCGACGTCTAT
Coding sequences within:
- a CDS encoding Na(+)/H(+) antiporter subunit C, with product MSANLTLILTASFLIGCGVYLILERSLSRVLVGLLMLGNGVNLLFMVSAGPAGKPPIIGATPTDEMADPLPQALVLTAIVIALGTTAFLLAMAHRSWQLNGHDDVQDDVEDAAIRRLAATDDVSDSHELAHEATAEDRATDEVYEEEGAEQ
- a CDS encoding Na+/H+ antiporter subunit D, whose product is MNLTALVPLPVVLPLLGAGAALMLSHRPRAQRLVTITILTAVVVIAAVLMVEADRNGPQVVWVGGWASPLGIALVADRLSALMLLVSAVVTLLVLLYSLGQGMTGDSHEAPVSIYHPTFLVLVAGVSNAFLAGDLFNLFVSFEMLLFASYVLLTLGGTGARIRAGTIYVVVNMLSSSLFLISLAAVYAATGSLNFAQLAGRLDELPDGTALMLQLLLLTTFAIKAAVFPLSFWLPDSYPTAPAPVTAVFAGLLTKVGVYAIIRVQVLLFPDSPLSSLLLWAALLTMVIGILGAIAQSDIKRMLSFTLVSHIGYMIFGIGLATVEGMSGAIFYVAHHITIQTALFLVVGLIERRTGSTGLIRMGGLAKLSPLLAVLFFVPAMNLAGIPPMSGFIGKVGLLQAGIHDGTPLAWLLVAGAVVTSLLTLYAIAKTWSLAFWRTPEQAHEMMRALPGLEDDLDDDQRQHGMVVHGQHVHVHGTAFGTRDLEEARRVIDSDAPDRDLHQRLQDGSLPSRLPLSMVLPTAALIAFSLALTLVAGPLYGYTDRAAADLLERTPYVSAVLGDEQ
- a CDS encoding Na+/H+ antiporter subunit A; its protein translation is MLALVIAHFAVAPLAPALVRLMGRKVFLALAVAPAATLVWALAQTGRVRDEETVTETISWLPSLKFDLALRMDTLQWVMVLIVSGIGVLVMAYCAWYFERDDPAVARFSGIFVSFAGAMLGLVVSDDLLLLYVFWELTTVFSYLLIGHDPARRASRLAATQALIVTTFGGLAMLVGVLLLGALGDTHRASELLADPPSGTAATVGVLLVLVGALSKSALFPFHFWLPGAMAAPTPVSAYLHAASMVKAGVFLVALLAPAFAGTPGWHGSILVLGVFTMLLGGWRALRQFDIKLLLAYGTVSQLGFLLVVFSIGTRAAALAGLGMLVAHALFKATLFLVVGIIDKSTGTRDLRELSGLARAMPVVFATAVIGSASMAGLPPLLGFLGKESVFGALLDVARTSGGDGTGLPPYAGWLVLVGIVLGSVLTMAYTLRFLWGAFATKPTVAPIAARPVPVGFAFAPVVLAALTVVLGFSGPAMTHEFAGYLHQFPEGAHHAELALWHGLGLPLLFSALVVAVGALLFVKRHAMAQLQALTSSTLSMERFYRSAMRGIDRAAVEITGTTQRGSVAAYLTFILLVVLVLPGVVMVDAFPDTIDVILWDSPEQAAVGAVMVLAAIYTVRSRRRLRAVLLVGVTGYGTALLFLLHGAPDLALTQVLVETTSLVVFVLVLRRLPGHFTDRPLTRQRWFRMALGAAVGVAVAGFMILSTNARTAEPVSACFPEPALAYGGGHNIVSVILLDIRAWDTMGEISVLVAAATGVASLIFLDTRMSGIRRVREIPYPSTVTKLTTTPGLRTWLAGPRTLSPDRRSIIFEVVTRLMFHTMVVLSIYLLFAGHNHVGGGFAAGMVTGLALMVRYLAGGRYELDEAAPVDAGMLMGTGLFVATAAALAPLAFGGEVLQSAQVDFHLGPLGEPHVVTSMFFDIGVYLVVVGLILDLLRTFGSRLDRQILREERTAADTTAGGVRL
- a CDS encoding Na+/H+ antiporter subunit E is translated as MSPHQPRHRLLQLPVLAWLTLVWLMLWRDFSLGNALFGFIVAVIVCVVFPLPRLRMNLHVRPIPLLWLVVKFLADVVVSSLQVAVATLRSTKNLRNAVIEVDLRSSSDFVLTVVAEMTCLIPGSLAVEARRSTHTLFFHAFDVKDVDGVEKFRQRVLDQERRVVRAFGAELSCVEDPPRTTAATEGVDR